In Streptomyces chartreusis NRRL 3882, the following are encoded in one genomic region:
- a CDS encoding beta-1,3-glucanase family protein, with amino-acid sequence MTPHHRHPLARRTLLAGLGGAVVAAMAPRAVGNTAAPKAAAALPLTLVNNSGSFGNASVHVYVVGNADGRQVRLTPEGTPAPVALSDNGPDGFTDYAIPLAGSGETRLSLPYMSGRIYVSLGAKLKFKVVVDGAGRPALQYPAGWVPSDPGYGVLHDCAEFTYNASGMFCNTTMVDMFSVPLSIRLTGAKDQTTGTLRDGGRAAAFAAVREVPEFARLVVDDTRIIAPGHGLDAGLFAEDYFAPYIDEVWSTYTGKDLKVATNAGTFTGRVRGERLSFTGPAEVSFGKPSTRDVLFCDGALAAPNDGTTGPVAAVLGAGFNRSTLVSSAAQPTTDAASFYRTGLTNHYAKAMHAAARDGKAYGFAFDDVADFASYVQDTAPTGLRLTLTPF; translated from the coding sequence ATGACTCCTCATCACCGACACCCGCTCGCCCGCCGCACGCTCCTCGCCGGTCTCGGCGGCGCGGTGGTCGCCGCGATGGCCCCCCGGGCGGTCGGGAACACGGCCGCACCGAAGGCGGCGGCCGCTCTCCCCCTGACGCTCGTCAACAACAGCGGATCCTTCGGCAACGCGAGCGTCCACGTCTACGTCGTGGGCAACGCGGACGGCCGGCAGGTACGTCTCACGCCCGAGGGCACGCCGGCCCCGGTGGCCCTGTCGGACAACGGGCCCGACGGCTTCACCGACTACGCGATCCCCCTGGCCGGCAGCGGTGAGACACGGCTGTCCCTGCCGTACATGTCGGGCCGGATCTACGTGTCGCTGGGCGCGAAGCTCAAGTTCAAGGTCGTCGTGGACGGGGCGGGCCGGCCGGCGCTCCAGTACCCCGCCGGCTGGGTGCCGTCCGACCCCGGCTACGGGGTGCTGCACGACTGCGCCGAATTCACGTACAACGCGTCGGGGATGTTCTGCAACACCACCATGGTCGACATGTTCAGCGTGCCGCTGAGCATCCGGCTGACCGGCGCGAAGGACCAGACCACGGGCACGCTGCGGGACGGAGGCCGGGCGGCCGCGTTCGCCGCCGTGCGGGAGGTGCCGGAGTTCGCGCGACTCGTCGTGGACGACACCCGGATCATCGCCCCCGGGCACGGCCTGGACGCCGGTCTGTTCGCCGAGGACTACTTCGCGCCCTACATCGACGAGGTGTGGAGCACGTACACCGGCAAGGACCTGAAGGTGGCCACCAACGCCGGTACGTTCACCGGCCGGGTGCGCGGTGAGCGGCTGTCCTTCACCGGGCCCGCCGAGGTCTCCTTCGGCAAGCCGTCCACCCGGGACGTGCTGTTCTGCGACGGTGCCCTCGCCGCTCCCAACGACGGGACGACGGGGCCGGTCGCCGCGGTCCTGGGCGCCGGTTTCAACCGCTCGACGCTGGTGAGCTCCGCCGCCCAGCCGACGACCGACGCCGCGTCCTTCTACCGGACCGGCCTCACCAACCACTACGCCAAGGCCATGCACGCGGCCGCGCGGGACGGCAAGGCGTACGGCTTCGCCTTCGACGACGTGGCCGACTTCGCCTCGTACGTCCAGGACACGGCGCCGACGGGGCTGCGGCTGACGCTCACGCCGTTCTAG
- a CDS encoding HoxN/HupN/NixA family nickel/cobalt transporter encodes MTAAPESTPPLPAPAVAQRAARHRVRASMTRQEWTRVGGMAAVIVALHVIGWFTLVAIVAPEHRTIGTQTFGVGIGVTAYTLGMRHAFDADHIAAIDNTTRKLMGEGQRPLSVGFWFSLGHSSVVFALSFLLTLGVKTLAGPVRDGGSSLHDVTGLIGTTVSGTFLYLIAAVNLVILTGIWKVFRSMRSGHYDEAALEEQLNNRGFMNRLLGRVMKSVSKPGQMYPLGLLFGLGFDTATEIALLVLAGSGAASGLPWYAILCLPVLFAAGMCLLDTIDGSFMNFAYGWAFSKPVRKVYYNLTITGLSVAVALLIGTVELLGLLVEQLGLHGPFWNWISGLDLNVLGYVVVALFVATWVVALLVWRLGRIEERWTGGLAGPGRGVGP; translated from the coding sequence ATGACGGCCGCCCCTGAGTCCACTCCGCCCCTCCCCGCCCCGGCTGTCGCCCAGCGCGCGGCCCGGCACCGCGTCCGTGCCTCCATGACGCGGCAGGAGTGGACCAGGGTCGGGGGGATGGCCGCGGTCATCGTGGCCCTGCACGTGATCGGCTGGTTCACCCTTGTCGCGATCGTCGCCCCCGAGCACCGCACCATCGGCACACAGACCTTCGGCGTCGGCATCGGCGTCACCGCGTACACGCTCGGCATGCGGCACGCCTTCGACGCCGACCACATCGCCGCCATCGACAACACCACCCGCAAGCTGATGGGCGAGGGGCAGCGGCCGCTGTCGGTCGGCTTCTGGTTCTCCCTCGGCCACTCCAGCGTCGTCTTCGCCCTGTCCTTCCTGCTCACCCTCGGCGTGAAGACCCTGGCCGGGCCGGTCCGCGACGGCGGCTCCTCGCTGCACGACGTCACCGGTCTGATCGGCACGACCGTCTCCGGGACGTTCCTCTACCTCATCGCGGCCGTCAACCTCGTCATTCTCACCGGCATCTGGAAGGTGTTCCGCAGCATGCGCTCGGGCCACTACGACGAGGCCGCCCTGGAGGAGCAACTGAACAACCGCGGCTTCATGAACCGGCTCCTGGGCCGCGTCATGAAGTCGGTCTCCAAGCCCGGGCAGATGTACCCGCTGGGTCTGCTGTTCGGCCTCGGCTTCGACACCGCCACCGAGATCGCCCTGCTCGTGCTGGCCGGCTCCGGCGCCGCGTCCGGCCTGCCCTGGTACGCGATCCTGTGCCTGCCCGTGCTGTTCGCCGCCGGGATGTGCCTCCTCGACACCATCGACGGCTCCTTCATGAACTTCGCCTACGGCTGGGCCTTCTCCAAGCCGGTCCGCAAGGTCTACTACAACCTCACGATCACCGGCCTGTCCGTCGCCGTGGCCCTGCTCATCGGGACCGTCGAACTCCTCGGTCTGCTCGTGGAGCAGCTCGGCCTGCACGGCCCCTTCTGGAACTGGATCTCCGGCCTCGACCTCAACGTCCTGGGGTACGTCGTCGTAGCGCTGTTCGTCGCCACCTGGGTCGTCGCGCTGCTGGTGTGGAGGCTCGGCCGCATCGAGGAGAGGTGGACGGGTGGCCTGGCGGGGCCGGGGCGCGGCGTCGGTCCATGA
- a CDS encoding HAD family hydrolase, with the protein MTQLGLPEDIHACLFDLDGVVTKTAVVHAAAWKEMFDVFLRERDGADFRPFDAASDYDEYVDGRPRADGVRTFLASRGIDLPDGDPDDPPGAQTVHGLGNRKNELVLEKIRTDGVEAYEGTLRYLEAVRAHGLSAAIVSSSANCRDVLRSIGAEHFFDVRIDGVVAAERKLPGKPHPDTFLAAAEDLGVEPAEAAVFEDALAGMDAGRAGRFGYVVGVDRVGQTDALYAHGADVVVQDLAELGGTE; encoded by the coding sequence ATGACGCAGCTCGGTCTCCCCGAAGACATCCACGCCTGCCTCTTCGACCTCGACGGCGTCGTCACCAAGACGGCCGTCGTGCACGCGGCCGCCTGGAAGGAGATGTTCGACGTCTTCCTGCGCGAGCGCGACGGCGCGGACTTCCGGCCGTTCGACGCGGCGTCCGACTACGACGAGTACGTCGACGGCCGGCCGCGCGCCGACGGTGTGCGCACCTTCCTCGCGTCCCGCGGCATCGACCTGCCCGACGGCGATCCCGACGACCCACCCGGCGCGCAGACCGTGCACGGGCTGGGCAACCGCAAGAACGAGCTGGTCCTGGAGAAGATCCGCACCGACGGCGTCGAGGCGTACGAGGGCACCCTGCGCTATCTGGAGGCGGTCCGCGCCCACGGACTGAGCGCCGCCATCGTCTCCTCCAGCGCCAACTGCCGGGACGTGCTGCGCTCGATCGGCGCCGAGCACTTCTTCGACGTACGGATCGACGGCGTGGTCGCCGCCGAGCGCAAGCTGCCCGGCAAACCGCACCCCGACACGTTCCTGGCCGCCGCCGAGGACCTCGGCGTCGAACCGGCCGAGGCAGCCGTCTTCGAGGACGCCCTGGCCGGCATGGACGCCGGCCGCGCGGGCCGTTTCGGGTACGTCGTCGGCGTCGACCGGGTGGGACAGACCGACGCGCTGTACGCGCACGGCGCCGATGTCGTGGTGCAGGACCTCGCCGAGCTGGGGGGCACGGAGTGA
- the prcB gene encoding proteasome subunit beta → MAGIDHEGRLGEEFFTPGSSSFTEFLAAHRPELLGTRRILPDGVRAEGAPHGTTVLALTFGDGVLIAGDRRATMGNLIAQRDLEKVQPADDHTAVAFAGSVGLALDLVKLYQVELTHFEKVEGIPMTLAAKATRLATMIRGNLGQAMQGLAVVPLLAGYDPAAPEGGRGRIFGFDVAGGRYEKFGFHAEGSGSPYARGALKKLFRPGMSRREAALAALQALYDAADDDSATGGPDLTRRIYPIVSVITENGYERLPEAETEELSREMVEQRRSRPDGPNAAV, encoded by the coding sequence ATGGCGGGGATCGACCACGAGGGCCGGCTGGGGGAGGAGTTCTTCACACCGGGCTCCTCGTCCTTCACCGAGTTCCTGGCGGCCCACCGCCCCGAACTGCTGGGCACCCGCCGGATCCTCCCGGACGGCGTCCGTGCCGAGGGCGCCCCGCACGGCACGACCGTGCTGGCCCTCACCTTCGGCGACGGCGTGCTGATCGCGGGCGACCGGCGGGCGACGATGGGCAATCTCATCGCCCAGCGGGACCTGGAGAAGGTGCAACCCGCCGACGACCACACCGCGGTGGCCTTCGCCGGTTCCGTCGGGCTGGCACTCGACCTGGTGAAGCTCTACCAGGTCGAGCTGACCCACTTCGAGAAGGTAGAGGGCATCCCCATGACCCTCGCCGCGAAGGCGACCCGGCTGGCCACGATGATCCGGGGCAACCTGGGCCAGGCCATGCAGGGTCTCGCCGTCGTCCCGCTGCTCGCCGGCTACGACCCCGCGGCTCCCGAGGGCGGGCGCGGCCGCATCTTCGGCTTCGACGTCGCCGGCGGCCGCTACGAGAAGTTCGGCTTCCACGCCGAAGGCTCCGGCTCGCCGTACGCCCGGGGCGCGTTGAAGAAACTGTTCCGTCCCGGCATGTCCCGGCGCGAGGCCGCCTTGGCCGCGCTCCAGGCGCTGTACGACGCGGCCGACGACGACTCGGCGACCGGCGGCCCGGACCTCACCCGCCGCATCTACCCCATCGTGTCCGTCATCACCGAGAACGGCTACGAGCGGTTGCCGGAGGCGGAGACGGAGGAGCTCAGCCGCGAGATGGTCGAGCAGCGCCGCAGCCGGCCGGACGGACCGAACGCCGCGGTGTGA
- a CDS encoding DUF5709 domain-containing protein gives MRPEPMADDAYQPTGSNEEQEDAAPLDLQDAVDERTYDDTLDEGYSPPEKPLGVTKRGTTAAEQHEGETLDDRLSQEVPDVSAEPAGDGVGDTPDSDGEPVDPEAGTVRAGRLVAPDEGAHPDTTKETVATDIGIDGGAAGAEEAAVHVVEDDSVLPEDDDRA, from the coding sequence ATGCGCCCCGAGCCGATGGCGGACGACGCGTACCAGCCCACCGGGAGCAACGAGGAGCAGGAGGACGCCGCGCCTCTGGACCTCCAGGACGCCGTCGACGAACGGACCTACGACGACACCCTCGACGAGGGCTACTCCCCGCCGGAGAAGCCGCTCGGCGTCACCAAGCGCGGCACGACCGCCGCCGAGCAGCACGAGGGCGAGACCCTCGACGACCGGCTCTCCCAGGAGGTCCCCGACGTGTCCGCCGAGCCGGCCGGGGACGGTGTGGGCGACACCCCCGACAGCGACGGCGAGCCGGTCGACCCCGAGGCCGGCACCGTCCGTGCGGGCCGCCTGGTCGCCCCGGACGAGGGCGCCCACCCAGACACGACGAAGGAGACCGTCGCCACGGACATCGGTATCGACGGGGGTGCGGCCGGTGCGGAGGAGGCCGCGGTACACGTGGTGGAGGACGACAGCGTCCTGCCGGAGGACGACGACCGGGCGTGA
- a CDS encoding nucleoside/nucleotide kinase family protein, with protein sequence MPLTFDDLVHRARALPQGGRRALLGIAGSPGAGKSTLAERLVRELNGSGDPWVAHVPMDGFHLADAELERLGRRDRKGAPDTFDAAGYAALLRRLREETDDVVYAPGFERVLEQPIAGAIPVPPAARLVVTEGNYLLLDTGAWARVRPRLDEVWFCELPEPERLRRLVARHEEFGKGHEEAVAWVMRSDQRNAELVAATRDRADLVVPESALPRVDAQA encoded by the coding sequence GTGCCGCTCACCTTCGACGACCTCGTCCACCGCGCCCGGGCCCTGCCCCAGGGCGGCCGGCGCGCGCTCCTCGGTATCGCCGGCAGCCCCGGCGCGGGCAAGTCGACGCTCGCCGAGCGGCTGGTGCGGGAACTGAACGGATCCGGTGACCCGTGGGTGGCGCACGTCCCCATGGACGGCTTCCATCTCGCCGACGCCGAACTGGAGCGGCTCGGCCGCCGGGACCGCAAGGGCGCGCCCGACACGTTCGACGCGGCCGGGTACGCGGCGCTGCTGCGGCGGCTGCGGGAGGAGACGGACGACGTCGTGTACGCGCCCGGCTTCGAGCGTGTCCTGGAGCAGCCGATCGCGGGGGCGATCCCGGTGCCGCCGGCGGCCCGGCTCGTCGTGACCGAGGGCAACTACCTCCTGCTGGACACCGGCGCCTGGGCCCGGGTCCGCCCCCGGCTCGACGAGGTGTGGTTCTGCGAACTCCCCGAACCGGAGCGGCTCCGGCGACTGGTCGCCCGGCACGAGGAGTTCGGCAAGGGGCACGAGGAGGCCGTGGCGTGGGTGATGCGGTCCGACCAGCGCAACGCCGAACTGGTAGCCGCGACGCGGGACCGGGCCGACCTCGTCGTGCCGGAGTCCGCGCTGCCCCGTGTGGACGCGCAGGCGTGA
- a CDS encoding glycoside hydrolase family 65 protein codes for MIAQRAYNVEPWTVRETELNLDVLAQSESVFALSNGHVGWRGNLDEGEPHGLPGSYLNGVHELHPLPYAEAGYGYPESGQTSINVTNGKVLRLLVDDEPFDLRYGRLVSHERTLDLRRGVLERVCEWTSPAGSTVRVRSTRLVSLTQRAIAAVAYEVEPVDSRTRVVVQSELVANESLPEPDGDPRAARALKSPLEPEEDLASGSRLRLVHRTRRSGLRVAVAADHLVTGPERTTTSSESNVDVARLTITSVLEPGERLRVEKLVAHGWSAARSRPAMSDQVEAALAAAAHSGWWGLLKDQRAYLDDFWGRADVEIDGDEEIQQAVRFALFHVLQAGARAEQRAIPAKGLTGSGYDGHAFWDTEAFVLPLLTYTAPAAAAEALRWRLDTLPAARERAAQLGLRGAAFPWRTIEGSEGSAYWPAGTAAFHVGADIADAVVRYVAVTGDETFEREVGVELLVETARLWRSLGHHDDRGVFHIDGVTGPDEYSAIADDNTYTNLMARANLLAAADACKRHPDEAARLGADEEERAAWRDAAEAVHVPYNEELGVHEQHAGFTRYQRWDFARTSPDQYPLMLHFPYFDLYRKQVIKQADLVLAMYTCGSFFEEYFDEEQIARNFAYYEPLTVRDSSLSACVQAVMAAQAGHLDLACAYTAEAALMDLGDLEHNTRDGLHIASLAGTWMVLVAGFGGMRCADGALRFAPRLPERYSRLAFSVGFLGRCLRVELTAGQVTYTLRSGPPLTIRHHGSEVTVREDAPVTRSVPPPPRRPAPSQPPHRAPNTP; via the coding sequence GTGATCGCACAGCGGGCGTACAACGTCGAACCCTGGACGGTGCGCGAGACGGAGCTCAACCTCGACGTCCTGGCACAGAGCGAGTCCGTGTTCGCCCTGTCCAACGGCCACGTCGGCTGGCGCGGCAACCTCGACGAGGGCGAACCGCACGGCCTGCCCGGCTCCTACCTCAACGGCGTCCACGAACTGCACCCGCTGCCGTACGCCGAGGCCGGGTACGGCTACCCCGAGTCCGGCCAGACGTCCATCAACGTCACCAACGGCAAGGTGCTGCGCCTCCTGGTCGACGACGAGCCGTTCGACCTGCGCTACGGGCGGCTCGTCAGCCACGAGCGGACCCTTGACCTGCGGCGCGGCGTCCTGGAACGGGTCTGCGAGTGGACCTCCCCGGCCGGTTCGACGGTCCGGGTGCGCTCCACGCGGCTGGTGTCCCTGACCCAGCGGGCCATCGCCGCCGTGGCGTACGAGGTGGAGCCCGTCGACAGCCGTACCCGCGTCGTCGTCCAGTCGGAGCTGGTCGCCAACGAGAGCCTGCCCGAGCCGGACGGCGACCCGCGCGCCGCACGGGCACTGAAGTCGCCGCTGGAACCGGAGGAGGACCTCGCCTCGGGCAGCCGGCTGCGCCTGGTCCACCGCACCCGGCGCAGCGGCCTGCGGGTCGCCGTGGCCGCCGACCACCTCGTCACCGGCCCGGAACGGACCACCACCAGCAGCGAGAGCAACGTGGACGTGGCCCGGCTGACCATCACCTCCGTCCTGGAGCCGGGGGAGCGGCTGCGGGTGGAGAAGCTGGTCGCGCACGGCTGGTCCGCCGCCCGGTCCCGGCCCGCGATGAGCGACCAGGTCGAGGCGGCCCTGGCGGCGGCCGCGCACAGCGGCTGGTGGGGGCTCCTGAAGGACCAGCGGGCCTACCTCGACGACTTCTGGGGGCGCGCCGACGTCGAGATCGACGGCGACGAGGAGATCCAGCAGGCCGTCCGCTTCGCCCTCTTCCACGTCCTCCAGGCCGGCGCCCGCGCCGAACAGCGCGCCATCCCCGCCAAGGGGCTCACCGGCTCCGGCTACGACGGCCACGCCTTCTGGGACACCGAGGCGTTCGTCCTGCCCCTGCTGACCTACACCGCGCCGGCCGCGGCCGCCGAGGCCCTGCGCTGGCGCCTCGACACCCTGCCCGCCGCACGGGAGCGCGCGGCCCAGCTCGGCCTGCGCGGCGCCGCGTTCCCCTGGCGCACCATCGAGGGCTCGGAGGGCTCCGCGTACTGGCCGGCCGGCACGGCCGCCTTCCACGTCGGAGCCGACATCGCCGACGCCGTCGTGCGGTACGTGGCCGTCACCGGCGACGAGACCTTCGAACGCGAGGTGGGCGTGGAGCTGCTGGTGGAGACCGCCCGCCTGTGGCGCTCCCTCGGCCACCACGACGACCGGGGCGTCTTCCACATCGACGGCGTCACCGGACCGGACGAGTACAGCGCCATCGCCGACGACAACACGTACACCAACCTCATGGCCCGGGCGAACCTGCTGGCCGCCGCCGACGCCTGCAAACGCCACCCCGACGAGGCGGCCCGGCTCGGCGCCGACGAGGAGGAAAGGGCCGCCTGGCGGGACGCCGCCGAGGCCGTGCACGTCCCCTACAACGAGGAGCTCGGCGTGCACGAACAGCACGCCGGCTTCACCCGCTACCAGCGCTGGGACTTCGCCCGCACCAGCCCGGACCAGTACCCGCTGATGCTGCACTTCCCGTACTTCGACCTGTACCGCAAGCAGGTGATCAAGCAGGCGGACCTGGTTCTCGCCATGTACACCTGCGGCAGCTTCTTCGAGGAGTACTTCGACGAGGAGCAGATCGCCCGCAACTTCGCCTACTACGAGCCGCTGACCGTACGGGACTCCTCCCTGTCGGCCTGCGTCCAGGCCGTCATGGCCGCCCAGGCCGGCCACCTGGACCTGGCCTGCGCCTACACGGCGGAGGCCGCGCTGATGGACCTCGGGGACCTGGAGCACAACACCCGCGACGGACTGCACATCGCCTCGCTGGCCGGCACCTGGATGGTGCTGGTCGCCGGGTTCGGCGGTATGCGGTGCGCCGACGGCGCCCTGCGGTTCGCGCCGCGCCTGCCCGAGAGGTACAGCCGGCTGGCCTTCTCGGTGGGGTTCCTCGGCCGGTGCCTGCGGGTGGAGCTGACCGCCGGTCAGGTCACGTACACCCTGCGGTCCGGCCCGCCCCTGACGATCCGCCATCACGGCAGCGAGGTGACGGTGCGTGAGGACGCCCCCGTCACCCGCTCCGTTCCCCCGCCGCCCCGGCGTCCGGCCCCGAGCCAGCCACCGCACCGCGCCCCGAACACCCCCTGA
- a CDS encoding Gfo/Idh/MocA family protein: MRIGLLGTGPWAQMAHAPALSGHGELDFAGVWGRRPEAAKELAERHGVRAYDDVDALFADVDAVAVALPPEVQAGLAARAARAGCHLLLDKPLAATVEQGRAVVGAVEEAGVASVVFFTARFQSEPDAWITEQAAVPGWFTGRAQWLGAVFSSESSFATPWRREKGALWDVGPHALSVLLPVLGDVRRVTAAAYGPGDTAHVVLDHTGGASSTLTLSLTAPPAASGAAVELFGEAGVAVLPESSEGAVPALVRAVDALLAAARTGRPHACDAAFGLRVTEILSAADALLNVGGR, translated from the coding sequence ATGCGCATAGGACTGCTCGGCACCGGCCCATGGGCGCAGATGGCCCACGCACCCGCCCTGAGCGGGCACGGCGAACTCGACTTCGCCGGGGTGTGGGGACGCCGCCCCGAAGCGGCGAAGGAGCTGGCGGAGCGGCACGGTGTCCGGGCGTACGACGACGTGGACGCGCTGTTCGCCGACGTGGACGCGGTCGCCGTGGCGCTGCCTCCCGAGGTGCAGGCCGGGCTCGCCGCGCGGGCGGCACGGGCCGGGTGTCATCTGCTGCTCGACAAGCCCCTGGCGGCGACGGTGGAGCAGGGGCGGGCGGTGGTCGGGGCCGTCGAGGAGGCCGGAGTCGCCTCGGTCGTGTTCTTCACGGCGCGCTTCCAGAGCGAGCCGGACGCCTGGATCACCGAGCAGGCGGCTGTGCCGGGTTGGTTCACGGGTCGGGCGCAGTGGCTCGGCGCGGTGTTCAGCAGCGAGAGCTCCTTCGCCACGCCGTGGCGGCGGGAGAAGGGCGCCCTGTGGGACGTCGGGCCGCACGCCCTGTCCGTCCTGCTGCCGGTGCTCGGCGACGTGCGGCGCGTGACGGCGGCGGCGTACGGCCCCGGGGACACCGCCCATGTCGTCCTGGACCACACCGGCGGCGCGTCGAGCACCCTCACCCTGAGCCTGACGGCACCGCCCGCCGCGTCCGGTGCCGCCGTGGAACTCTTCGGGGAGGCCGGGGTAGCGGTCCTGCCGGAGAGCTCCGAGGGAGCGGTCCCCGCGCTGGTGCGAGCCGTGGACGCCCTGCTGGCCGCCGCCCGGACCGGCCGCCCGCACGCGTGCGACGCTGCGTTCGGCCTGCGGGTCACGGAGATCCTGTCGGCGGCCGACGCCCTGCTGAACGTCGGCGGGCGTTAG
- a CDS encoding GNAT family N-acetyltransferase yields MTDVVIRALDASDADLFDTLPDPLGAREGHRLTRHRPDWKRVALRDGKVVARGAWWGGPDDTEPVNLNWFDVAEGEEEAGAALLRSAPWQVELELNAPANWRDDPALRAAAETRITAARKAGYDLLVERLLYRWTPDRGLPERPGRLVFRAEPDDAVFFDALRRIHSVTLDAHALRAVEQGGVDRAAQEELDFFRWCPSPREWWQVAATPQGEPVGIHIPAHNPSGPCIGFIGVLPEQRGRGYAYDLLAECTHFLAERGAEFVAAATDQGNFPMAANFAKAGFPVVRERLNFEPA; encoded by the coding sequence TTGACCGATGTGGTCATCCGCGCGCTCGACGCGAGCGACGCCGATCTCTTCGACACCCTGCCCGATCCTCTGGGCGCCCGTGAGGGCCACCGGCTGACCCGGCATCGCCCCGACTGGAAGCGGGTGGCCCTGCGCGACGGCAAGGTCGTGGCCCGCGGCGCCTGGTGGGGCGGCCCCGACGACACCGAGCCCGTCAACCTCAACTGGTTCGACGTGGCGGAAGGTGAGGAGGAGGCGGGCGCCGCACTCCTGCGCTCGGCCCCCTGGCAGGTGGAACTGGAACTGAATGCGCCCGCGAACTGGCGTGACGACCCGGCCCTGCGCGCCGCGGCCGAGACCCGTATCACCGCCGCACGGAAGGCCGGCTACGACCTCCTGGTGGAACGCCTGTTGTACCGGTGGACGCCCGACCGCGGTCTGCCCGAGCGGCCCGGGCGCCTGGTGTTCCGTGCCGAACCGGACGACGCCGTGTTCTTCGACGCGCTGCGGCGCATCCACTCCGTCACGCTGGACGCCCACGCGCTGAGAGCCGTCGAGCAGGGCGGAGTCGACCGGGCAGCCCAGGAGGAACTCGACTTCTTCCGCTGGTGCCCGTCGCCCCGCGAGTGGTGGCAGGTCGCCGCCACACCGCAGGGCGAACCGGTCGGCATCCACATCCCGGCCCACAACCCGTCGGGCCCGTGCATAGGCTTCATCGGAGTCCTGCCCGAACAGCGGGGCCGCGGCTACGCCTACGACCTGCTGGCCGAGTGCACCCACTTCCTGGCCGAGCGGGGTGCCGAGTTCGTCGCGGCCGCCACGGACCAGGGCAACTTCCCCATGGCCGCGAACTTCGCCAAGGCCGGTTTCCCGGTGGTCAGGGAACGCCTCAACTTCGAACCGGCGTAG
- a CDS encoding PP2C family protein-serine/threonine phosphatase → MSSARARLPRRAGGRDRNLDRHPDRRGWLRGAPPPVWARVLPSVLLAGVCAAELISPEPLDIGFLLGAIPPLAVLAHGPVVTAVLGALAMVVLTVPVFRLNDPGSTDLLTVCFVAVLSVLLSYVRSRRDAQLVTERAVAEAAQRAVVPPLPERVGPVRCAGLYRAAQSGTLVGGDFFDVRAGPHGVRAVMGDVQGHGLSAVATVASLLGAFREAVLDQPDPEAVAARLDRRLAVDSAGEPHGELFATAVLLDFSADAGVVRIVACGQSGPLLLRDGRAVELDVEPGMPLGLGLAEASAPRVVSVRLRAGDRLFLASDGVTEARDAGGVFYPLAERLPGLAHEDPAGLAERVWTDLVRHCPDVRDDVTMLVLAPRPRGVS, encoded by the coding sequence GTGAGCAGTGCGCGCGCCCGGCTGCCGCGCCGGGCCGGGGGCCGTGACCGGAACCTGGACCGGCACCCGGACCGGCGGGGCTGGCTGCGCGGTGCACCGCCGCCGGTCTGGGCGCGGGTGCTGCCGTCCGTACTGCTGGCGGGTGTCTGCGCGGCTGAGCTGATCAGTCCGGAGCCGCTCGACATCGGCTTCCTGCTGGGCGCGATCCCGCCGCTGGCCGTGCTGGCGCACGGGCCGGTCGTGACGGCGGTGCTCGGTGCGCTGGCGATGGTCGTGCTGACGGTTCCGGTCTTCCGTCTGAACGACCCCGGCAGCACCGATCTCCTGACCGTGTGCTTCGTCGCGGTGCTGAGCGTGCTGCTGTCGTACGTGCGCAGCAGGCGTGACGCGCAGCTGGTCACCGAGCGGGCCGTCGCCGAGGCCGCGCAGCGGGCCGTGGTGCCGCCGCTGCCGGAGCGGGTCGGGCCGGTGCGGTGCGCGGGACTGTACCGGGCCGCGCAGAGCGGGACGCTGGTCGGGGGCGACTTCTTCGACGTACGCGCGGGCCCCCACGGCGTACGGGCGGTCATGGGCGATGTGCAGGGGCACGGGCTGTCGGCGGTGGCGACGGTCGCGTCGCTGCTGGGGGCGTTCCGGGAGGCGGTGCTGGACCAGCCGGATCCGGAGGCGGTGGCGGCCCGGCTCGACCGGAGGCTGGCGGTGGACTCCGCGGGCGAGCCGCACGGCGAGCTGTTCGCGACGGCGGTGCTGCTGGACTTCTCCGCCGACGCGGGTGTGGTGCGGATCGTGGCGTGCGGGCAGTCCGGGCCGTTGCTGTTGCGGGACGGGCGGGCCGTGGAGCTGGACGTCGAACCGGGCATGCCGCTGGGGCTGGGCCTCGCCGAGGCCAGTGCGCCGAGGGTCGTCTCGGTGCGGCTGCGGGCCGGCGACCGGCTGTTCCTCGCGTCCGACGGTGTCACCGAGGCCAGGGACGCGGGCGGGGTCTTCTATCCCCTGGCCGAGCGGCTGCCGGGCCTTGCCCACGAGGATCCCGCCGGGCTGGCGGAGCGGGTGTGGACCGACCTCGTCCGCCACTGCCCGGATGTGCGGGACGACGTCACGATGCTCGTGCTGGCGCCCCGCCCGCGGGGCGTGTCCTGA